One Corythoichthys intestinalis isolate RoL2023-P3 chromosome 9, ASM3026506v1, whole genome shotgun sequence DNA window includes the following coding sequences:
- the tgfa gene encoding protransforming growth factor alpha, whose protein sequence is MTRILWDAIFLISGSLFTIGVGQSTSTTLKDNVAGTALPNTLGNRHAATSMSASSNILFGTQLSRLDTTVSIATSSSLAAYATASNSGVPETALTTIPTTTVSTATLTTTTTTPNTPPVKKFVAAAVRSHFDNCPDSHRHFCFHGTCRYLILEETPACICHPGFVGMRCEHADLLAVVATKNRQQTVATVLVLCVIGCVVIIVVCALLNCWWRRECRKRRRPHHFIPEKSVYTQKHRAPCYPSESVV, encoded by the exons ATGACTCGGATATTATGGGATGCAATTTTCCTCATAAGCG GTTCACTGTTTACAATAGGAGTAGGGCAGAGCACCTCGACAACGCTCAAAGACAACGTTGCCGGCACTGCTCTTCCTAACACCTTGGGAAACCGTCATGCAGCCACCTCCATGTCTGCAA gCTCAAACATTTTATTTGGAACACAGCTGAGTCGGTTGGACACCACCGTCTCCATCGCTACCAGTTCATCTTTGGCAGCATATGCCACAGCCAGCAACTCTGGAGTGCCTGAAACAGCATTAACAACAATACCTACAACAACAGTCTCTACAGCAACACTGACTACTACCACGACTACTCCTAACACCCCTCCAGTGAAAA AGTTCGTGGCGGCGGCTGTTCGCTCTCATTTCGATAACTGTCCAGACTCCCATCGCCACTTCTGTTTCCATGGAACGTGTCGGTACCTGATATTGGAGGAGACACCTGCATGCAT ATGCCATCCAGGCTTTGTTGGGATGAGATGTGAGCATGCGGACCTGCTGGCTGTTGTGGCCACCAAAAACCGTCAGCAAACAGTTGCCACCGTGCTGGTGTTGTGTGTGATTGGATGCGTTGTTATCATAGTGGTGTGCGCATTGCTAAA TTGCTGGTGGAGGCGGGAATGCCGAAAGAGGAGACGCCCTCATCACTTCATTCCAGAAAAGTCTGTTTACACACAGAAGCACAGAGCACCATGCTATCCTTCTGAAAGCG TGGTGTGA